The following nucleotide sequence is from Cicer arietinum cultivar CDC Frontier isolate Library 1 chromosome 2, Cicar.CDCFrontier_v2.0, whole genome shotgun sequence.
aaatttgacatgaaatcaggattttggcaaatacaaattgatccaaaagatcGGTATAAAACAGCTTTTACGGTCTCTTTTGGTCAATATGAGTGGACGGTAATGCCCTTTGGATTAAAGAATGCCCCTTCAGAGTTccaaagaattatgaatgaaatctttaatccattctcaaaattttgcATTGTCTATATTGATGATGTCTTAATATTCTCTGAAAACATTGAGCAACATTTCAAACATCTtagaacatttttaatgattactaagaaaaatggattagttgtttcaaaatccaaaatttctctttttcaaacaaaaatccgttTCCTAGGACATTATATCTCTCGGGGTACTATCACCCCTATTGAAAGATCCCTATCTTTCGCCGATAAATTTCCTGACAAAATccttgacaaaacacaattacaaaggtTTTTAGGATCTTTGAACTATGTACTAGATTTCTGTCCTAACATTAATAGGATAGCAAAACCTCTCCACgatagattaaagaaaaaacctGTCGCTTGGACTGACGAACACACAAAAACTGTACAAGCAATCAAGAAACAAGTCAAACAAATACCTTGCCTACACCTAGCTGACCCTTTAgcccaaaaaattgttgaaacggATGCTTCGGATATCGGATATGGGGgtattctaaaacaaaaaacaaatgatAGAGAATGCATTGTACAGTTTACATCTGCACATTGGAATGATTGCCAAAAGAATTACTCTACCATTAAAAAggaaattctttcaattgtcatgtgcattacaaaatttcaaagcgATTTACTCAACCAAAAATTTTTACTtcgaattgattgtaaatctgcaaaagaagttttacaaaaagatgttcaaaacattgcatcaaaacaaatttttgccagatggcaagcaatccttagtatttttgattttgaaattgaatttattaaaggagatcaaaactcaattccagattttctaaccagagaatttcttcaaaacaggacttgagtgatgcccagaaaatcaaaaagaatcGAGGTCCAAAAGGACCAACCACTAGACAACTCAAAACCTCTTTCATCGGCAAAACCCATCCGATCTTGGGTGGAAGCCgtcgaagaaaatgaagaacaaaaccaaatccaaaaatGGCTTGCTAGCCAACAAACAGTTGAACCTGACAAATTCTAGGAAATCAAGAATATAATTGAAGACCTCCATCTTCAAAAAATTGCAAGACTCCACAGACTCCAAAAAGAAAGTGAATATCTCTCGCTTCAATTTCCATCTTCATCAGGGCAAGAAAAAGGAGAATCTTTTCAGACTCcttcacaaaaaattatttcaaaatcccCACAGGAGGAATTATCctgtaaattaatttcaaaactcccACAGGAGGGACCATCctgtaaattaatttcaaaaccccCCACAGGAGGGACCatcctgtaaaataatttcaaaattacaacaagaagataaatcaaaaattgttttaaacgAATCTCAGATTACCTTGTTTAAACCAAAATCTgagtattttgttaaaacaGAATTTCAAAACATCTGGACAATCGAGGACCACTTTTATGACAAAAATCCTCAATTGgtcatttcaaaaaatttccCAGAATGCTGGTTTTTTAAACCATGGGATTTATCAAAACCCCAGCCTTACTACAAATCTATTCTTGAAATAACGGGTTCTGCAACAATACAAGACAACCCAAAAGAAGGATCGTTCGCATATTCGACtgcaaaaatacacaaaataatcCCACCATCAGAATGGGGATCAAACCTTCATACCCCAAGCCTGGTATAATGCTTTCCtcattcaaaaccaaaaatttagtcatacttggctatttttctttaacctcaCCATGAACCCATCAAAAATCCCTCAATGGTTTTCTCATTGGTGGAAACTTTATGGTTCAACCCCAGAAATTCTTCATCCGGAAGTCCACGAAAGCTTCCAACTATTCAAAACCAACTACAAACCTACAGACAGAGAACGCATTTTTCACCCCTTGATGCTTTTCTCCACAAAATTCTTCTTACCATGGGTAACAGCCTGGTATTTTGAAATAAACCAACAACAGGTACAAACAATCCTCGTTAGAAGATTCAAAACTAGATGGTGGACAAAATTTTCCATCCCTCAGAATATCAAAAGGCAAGCCGTATCCACATGGCTTCAAAAACAAGGAATGCAAAAACCTCAAACAATGCAGACACATATCTTAGctcaaaaatcattttctcaaacacaattGGCAGCAGCCAAAACGGCAGAAGAATACTTTGAGATTATGGCCTAGCTTTTGAAAAGCAAGACCGACTCGTCAAAAGTTTCCTCATCAGTTGCTTCTGAAAATTCATTGGACACGGGAGATGACAATGAAGATGATTGTTTTGGTATCTTGACCCCTACAAAATAAGAAACATTGGCCCAACTAATTGAAGGCCCAACAAAAAAAAGGGGTCTACTATGTAATGTATTGGGTCAAGCACAGAAATTAGACCTcacaaaaaatagataaatgtaTTAAGTCCCGGCACAAAACTCAATtccagacttaaaaaaaaataaattaaattaaattattatcagaAAAAACGAATATTTTCTGAAAAGCAAAAATCTCGGGCACTTGTCTGCCATTCACACTAGAATCCAAAGCGGCACCGAAAGCAGAAGGAATCTCATCATTTCCTCCACTACACCAAAGTTGTACAAAGCTGGACCCTTTCCCTATATAAGGGGGTTTGTCTTCAGTCCAAGGCAAAGTGGAATACAGCAACATAGCTTCTGTTAGAAATCTTGAGAGAGTTTCTTAAGTGTctcctatattttattttgtatttttcgttttcagttttcaaaaacAAGATTCCATTGTAAGTATTTGTTACTATGTTTTAATCATATTCCGCTTTTCCTTATCGTATTCTTCTTTAAAATTCTGTAATTTAAGTATGCTCTGCACTTGCAGCTAACAGCTGATCTTGTGCATCAGAAAGTGTTTTTAATATgaacttttgttttttctttgttgttttccaATTTGTGTTGCTAAAAACAAGTAATTTGGATTTACCGTTTTTTAATTTTCGTGGTTTGTGGGTTTGGTTTTGtttcattaaattaacaaaCCCAATATATCGCATGCAAAACTTTGAACAAGACTTGATAGTTGAATTTATCTCCTATTGTCGGTGACCCTTTGATCCAGGACAATTTTTGAACATATAATCTTTAATGATGAAGACATTGTTGAGGATTTGTGAATATTGATGAACTTTAAATTGACTTCTGAATGTGTCCTAAGTTGTTTTTGTTTAGTGCAGGGAGAAGAGAAAATATGTCACCATGCATGTTTCTCGAAGTGGGTGGTTCCTCACATAAGGAAACAGTTTAAGTATAGCCATATTATCAACATTTTAGTCACTTTTGTACTTATCGTATCAACCTTCTAATCCTACAAACTTCTAATGTTCATTAACTTGTAGTTTAAATTTATTCAAGGTAGACTTTTGTGATCTTCATTCACTTTAATTTCCATTTATTTTTTGGATAGCTTATTTATCATATCATATGAGTTCATGAATTGTTTCTTTAAGTGTGGTCATAATGTCTTATGTTTAAGACAGAACATTACAAACTTCCATTACAAAACTTTTAGAATTTTGTgcttaatcttataaaaaatttgtgtCTTAATGGAGTCACTCAAAAGTACACATTAGATATTAAGATGTATCAAAATCTCTTAATCATTTAATCATTAAGGTTTTCTATCATTGAAACAAaactattaatattttcaaataacaaaacaatttgaaactagtcaaagaataaaattaattaatatggtaaaaaaagataatttaagATAACCACAAAACTAATGGTCAATATGTGCAATTATTATTGTTTACCGGATTCAACCATATATGTGTGTATAAATAATCACACATATTTTTGAACATTCCATTTGAAGttagatattttgttttatctGCAAAACACATTGAGTAAAAATGGAAGGtatattgaaaatgacattgaggtttttggtatttttggttgttattgtgATGAGCCTAATGGGAGGTGCATAtggaacattttttttttaattttacatattaCTTTACAATTATTTGAACTTTTTATCTTATTccataaaattacaaaaataaactcTTAATTATTACATCACTTCATTGTGAAATCGAAACTCCAATTGAAAATAGTaatagaaagaaacaaaaattagcttatatataaaatttaaaccgGCAACTTATTTTTACCATATAATGGATTCATAACTCATAATTTtccctatattttttttcaagtagCATAGTGTTTAGGCTCACACTACTTATGTGTAAAGAAATGGAGAAACTTATATTCCAATTCAACCCCCTCATATCAACACTCTTGCTTCTACAAATTATATAAATCTTCacgaattattttttttacatattaaaaataatttaacttgtatatatattatagtaCCTTAATAATGTTccactaacaaaaaaaaaataaagaattagttatacatttaattttatcatttgtcaGCAAAACAATTCTGGTTCCCTCTAGTTTTGGTTCAGCctcttgttttgtttttgcCAATAATTCTGGTTTGGCCTCTAATTTTGATTCTCTCTAATTATGCTTTTTGTTTTGGTTCCCTCTGGTTCTAGTTTCATCTATTTCTTCCTAGTTATGattgtctcttttattttattttttatttgtggcAGCATTAGCGCACTCTTTCATCTTTTCAGCCCCCTTTCTTTTCACTTTTACAGATGAAATTATTTCTTGTATACACACCACCATCTTTCCAACCTTTTTTTAGCCTCTTttacttttctctttttttcctAAAACAGCTCCAATTTTTTCTTTGTATATACGTTATCTCTTGAGCtatattttcttcctttttagcctcttttgtttattttttcttcctaaAATGGCTACAATTTTTACCATAAATACAAGCAATTAAAAAGTGCAACCTCTCTTTTCTAGATTTACCTTAGCAAATCCAATTTTTCTGCAAAAACAAGCAATAATCCATAACTTAATTTCCTCTCATGGATACAAAGATTCATCATTTTAGTCTATAAATTGAGAGcaaaaaattaaacaagaaaATGAGGGCTTTTTGATTTTTAGACTAGTAGGAGTTTTTGTTAGTAAGTGATTTGAAACATGAAACGAGTTATAGAAAAATACACTAATTCAAAACGGTAACACCCTAAAATTTATagtaaactattttattaatgaattaggattttaaataattaatttggtattaaaattattttagaatatatgttgatcaattttctttatatgtgtatATTTTGTGATGtactaattttgtatatatttgcgAAAAGAGAGATATAaagaacaaatattaaattttattattttatatatttttctaaaaatataaaatactttagtgtaaatattttaaagaataagattttaacaattttaccTATAAGTGCTTCTGTATTTAatgagatatttttttgaatgtttGACGAATGTTAAGTGcgcacatatatatatattaattatttctaaatatctgttattttaattatttattttgtaaataattatcttgagatagtagtaataatatttttgatttcctttatttttatatagttgctaTGGTACGataaattttatacatatttattgtgatttagaaattaacataaattattaatgttatatttatttattttatcgtttttgactattctataaagacaGTAGTATTTTTGTgtgattatttgaaaaatattatagtaagacttatagttattattttgaatatgagaattttgttattaatgtattttaaaatattaattgctttactgtataaaatattagttttgaaatattagttattCTTTATTGacaaaattgtgttttaaaaaaaagtgttaaagaaataagatttgataattgttttattttttaaaaaaaaaaaaacaaagaacgaaaatgtgttttatgggtTAGCCTATATGCAAGagtaaaaactaattaaataataataataatgaaaagtTAGTTGAAAATAAGAAAAGTGAAAGACATGAGAAACATAGAGTAACCGGGACACATAAAAAATGGCAGTCAcaccttgagagaaaaaaaaaattaaaaccgtTCATCGATAATTGTctcagaaaactttctccatttttgtcTAAATTTCAGTATatcgttttattcatttagttagtcaattaaacacaccTTCTCAGGTTTTTAACAATCTCAAtttctgtaacaccccaaattttataataaactattttattaattaaataggaatttagataattaatttggtgttaaaattattttataatatatgttgattagttttatgattaattttcNNNNNNNNNNNNNNNNNNNNNNNNNNNNNNNNNNNNNNNNNNNNNNNNNNNNNNNNNNNNNNNNNNNNNNNNNNNNNNNNNNNNNNNNNNNNNNNNNNNNNNNNNNNNNNNNNNNNNNNNNNNNNNNNNNNNNNNNNNNNNNNNNNNNNNNNNNNNNNNNNNNNNNNNNNNNNNNNNNNNNNNNNNNNNNNNNNNNNNNNNNNNNNNNNNNNNNNNNNNNNNNNNNNNNNNNNNNNNNNNNNNNNNNNNNNNNNNNNNNNNNNNNNNNNNNNNNNNNNNNNNNNNNNNNNNNNNNNNNNNNNNNNNNNNNNNNNNNNNNNNNNNNNNNNNNNNNNNNNNNNNNNNNNNNNNNNNNNNNNNNNNNNNNNNNNNNNNNNNNNNNNNNNNNNNNNTGTTTAGTGCAGGGAGAAGAGAAAATATGTCACCATGCATGTTTCTCGAAGTGGGTGGTTCCTCACATAAGGAAACAGTTTAAGTATAGCCATATTATCAACATTTTAGTCACTTTTGTACTTATCGTATCAACCTTCTAATCCTACAAACTTCGGTTATTCATTAACTTGTAGTTTAAATTTATTCAAGGTAGACTTTTGTGATCTTCATTCACttgaattttcatttattttttggataGCTTATTTATCATATCATATGAGTTCATGATTTGTTTCTTTAAGTGTGGTCATAATGTCTTATGTTTAAGACAGAACATTACAAACTTCCGTTACAAAACTTTTAGAATTTTGTgcttaatcttataaaaaatttgtgtCTTAATGGCGTCACTCAAAAGTACACATTAGATATTAAGATGTATCAAAATCTCTTAATCATTTAATCATTATGGTTTTCTATCATTGAAACAAaactattaatattttcaaataacaaaacaatttgaaactagtcaaagaataaaattaattaatatggtaaaaaaagataattttaagATAACCACAAAACTAATGGTCAATATGTGCAATTATTATTGTTTACCGGATTCAACCATATATGTGTGTATAAATAATCACACATATTTTGAACATTCCATCTGAAGttagatattttgttttatctGCAAAACACATTGAGTAAAAATGGAAGGTATATTGAAAATAACATTGAGGTTTTTGgtatttttggttgttattgtgATGAGCCTAATGGGAGGTGCATATGGAACAAGCAGTGAAGTTAGTACGGATTATCATAACACGGTACCAACATGTTATATGTTATGCTTATGGAACAAGAATTGTTGTCCCCCTCCTCCCGCttccataaaattttaaatttctttttctctttgtttagtttacAATAATACTCATGAGTTTGAGAAAGACttattttatatgtaataattaaattataaaaataaataaataaataaataaacaattgttgttttttttttaattttacatattaCTTTACAATTATTTGAACTTTTTATCTTATTccataaaattacaaaaataaactcTTAATTATTACATCACTTCATTGTGAAATCAAAACTCCAATTGAAAATAGTaatagaaagaaacaaaaattagcttatatataaaatttaaaccaGCAACTTATTTTTACCATATAATGATGGATTCATAACTCATAATTTTCCctattttttttcaagtagCATAGTGATTAGGCTCACACTACTTATGTGTAACGAAATGGAGAAACTTATATTCCAATTCAACCCCCTCATATCAACACTCTTGCTTCtacaaattatataaattgtcacgaattactttttttacatattaaaaataatttaacttgtatatatatatatatatatatatatatatattatagtacCTTAATAATGTtccactaataaaaataaataaagaattagttatacatttaattttatcatttgtcaGCAAAATAATTCTGGTTCCCTCTAGTTTTGGTTCGGCctcttgttttgtttttgcCAATAATTCTAGTTTGGCCTCTAATTTCGATTCCCTCTAATTCTGCCTTTTGTTTTGGTTCCCTCCGGTTCTAGCTTCCTCTATTTCTTCCTAGTTATGattgtctcttttattttattttttatttgtggcAGCATTAGCGCACTCTTTCATCTTTTCAGCCCCCTTTCTTTTCACTTTTACAGTTGAAATTATTTCTTGTATACACACCACCATCTTTCCATCCTTTTTTTAGCCTCTTttacttttctctttttttcctAAAACAGCTCCAATTTTTTCTTTGTATATACATTATCTCTTGAGCTatattttcatcctttttagcctcttttgtttattttttcttcctaaAATGGCTACAATTTTTACCATGAATACAAGCAATTAAAAAGTGCATCCTCTCTTTTCTAGATTTACCTTAGCAAATCCAATTTTTCTGCAAAAACAAGCAATAATCCATAACTTAATTTCCTCTCATGGATACAAAGATTCGTCATTTTAGTCTATAAATTGAGAGCAAAAAGTTAAACAAGAAAATgtgggattttttatttttagactaGTAAGAGTTTTTGTTAGTAGGTGCTTTGAAACATGAAACGAGTTATAGAAAAATACACTAATTCAAAACGGTAACACcgtaaaatttataataaactattttattaatgaattaggattttaaataattaatttggtattaaaattattttagaatatatgtttatcaattttctttatatgtatatattttatgatgtactaattttgtatatatttgcgAAAAGAgagatataaataacaaatattaaattttattattttatatatttttctaaaaataacaatattttagtgtaaatatttaaaagaataagattttaacaATTTCACCTATAAGTGCTTCCGTATTTAATGCGATATTTTTTGAATGTTTGACGaatgttaagtgtgcacatatatatattttaattatttctaaatatctgtaattttaattatttattttgtaaataattattttgagatagtagtaataatatttttgatttcctttatttttatatagttgctaTGGTACGataaattttatacatatttattgtgatttagtaattaacataaattattaatgttatatttatttattttatcgtttttgactattctataaagatggtAGTATTTTTGTGcgattatttgaaaaatattatagtaagaattatagttattattttgaatattagaATTTTGTGCGAAAATGCAAAAGATTACAATTGGAACCTAAAACATGGTGTAAACTAGATTGCAAAATAGAACTAAGAGTACAATTATGAAAATGAACATAAGTATGAAAAGGGGGAAAATCAAGAAAGTATAAGCCATGATGAATACTAGTTGTACTAATCATCTTTGGGGAGATGTTGTCATGTATCAAACAATTAGTAGCATGAAATACAAGATGACAATTAAGAAAATTGGTTAATCGAGGAACTGAAATGAGATTAGTAGAAAATTGAGGTAGATAAAGAACATCATTCaagtaaaaatcatttttaaagaaaatagtcACAGCAAATTGAGCAATAATCAAAGAACCATTAGGTAATTTAATGGAAACATGCCAAATTCTTTTAATAGATTAAAACATGATGTCCAGAAAAGCAAACATGATCAGTTGCGCCTGTGTCCATGATCTACGAATGATTAGaaactaaattataaatttgatgggAAAAATAATTACCCAAATTAATAGAAGGTGAATTATGAAGTTGATTTGCAGTGCTGGTAGATGAAGATGTGGAGGCTTAAAGTAAAGCAAGTGAAGCCTTTAGCTGATCCAAAGTGAAAACTTGAGTAGCATTATCCAAACTTGAAGAATTAGAATTATTGGGAACAAGGGCGTCCTCAATATCAAGGCTAGTAGCTGAGCAATTTTTGGAATCATCTGAATTAGATTGCGGGTAGTTTGGAGGATAACCATGTTTTTTAAAGCAAACATCCACTAGTTTATTGTAGTGAGTGCAAATTTTGAAACCCCGACCGCCGCCATCAAAACCACGACCACTACCCAAGAATGAACCACGACCAAATCCACGGCTAGAGTTGGAAACGGCAGCAACAGTTTTAAGTTCTTCAGTATGACTAAAGAATTTACATTCTTGTTGTATAAGCATCGAGAAAACCTTGTTAATGGTAGGGAGATGCTCCATTAACATGATATAAGATCGAACTGAAGAATATTGCTCATTCAAGCCTTTAAGGAAACGAATGCCATAGTCATTTTCTCTGTATTCCCAAATCTTTGGAAAGAGATTGCAAGTACAAGTATTTGTACAAGAACAAGAAGGTAAGGGGAGAAAATTCTCCAACTCCTGCCAGAGTTTCTTTAAATTGGTAAAATAGATTGTAATAGAAGAATCACCTTGCCTAAGACCATAAATTTCTTCTTACAAgtctaaaatctaaaatacatcTCCTTGATGATAGCGATCATTCAGTTCGTGCCATATATCTGCAGCAGAATCCATCCACATAATACTTTGAGCAATGTCTGGTTCGAGCGAGTTCGTAATCCAAGACATAACTATGGTATTACACTGATCCCATACCATCAAAAGTCGATATGTATCTTTAGGACAAGAGATAGTATCAAGAACAAAACCAGGTTTGTTCTTTGAACAAAGGGAAACGAGCATCGCACAAGACCATGTGTGGAAGTTGGTGTTGTTGAGAGGTGTAGACACAAGTGCAATTCCAGGATTATCATTGGGATTCATAAAGAAGGGATATGTCATTTTGATAACTTCGATTGGAATTTGGAGATTTCTTGATGTGTTGTTGGATGGTTGAATGATCATCGAAcggtgaagaagatgaagaggtATCATGATCAGAATCCATCGCGAAtttcacaacaacaaaaaaacgaAAAACAAAGAGAAATTGCGAAGGAGGATAAGAAaaactcaaaatgaagaagatgaatgaGAAATTACTAGGTTTAGAGCGATTGATACCATGTTAGTAATTTTCATATTCAATGGAGAGCATttctaaaaatacatttatattgATTACAATAAATCTTTCTTACCAACAAAAGAGGGGTTCTCACTTTTCTATATGAAATTGAACCAAAGAGAAGATGTGACTAACAAACTACTAAAACAGACAGCCTAATAAAAAGAGAATAAGAAAAACTAACTCTATCCTaattataatacaaataaatgaGTCAACAACGATAGTAAAATACATTAAGTATGtccaataatatataaaaatatacgtACACAAGTGAGTTCCAATTAAATCactaataaatatgaaattaaaaatgggtattacttaactaaaaaaattataaacaaaggAAAGTTCAGATAACCTATGGCTAACTATGAAATTGATCAAGAAGAAATATTGTCCGGTTGTTCCTTTTCTAACTTAACCGCAGAAACGTTTTTTCTCTCgacatatttttcttctttattataGATGATCGGTGATTTGGGatattttttggtttgtaaTCACTTGTTTATATCATTTCTtctatatcattttatttaaataagtgaatTTCACACAGATCTATCTTTTCTTcgtgtttttcttttatttttttcatctgAGTGTGACGTTTTATTAGTGTCTTAGTGCGACATTGTTTGGTTCTCCTATCTTATTGCGGTGTTCATTTTTTTCAGATTGACATATTAATTTTGACCAATACAAACATATTCAACCAATGATTTTATTGTCATCAACATTGCACATGAGAAGATATGTATATTCCAGTCACTTTAATTATGTCAAATTTGTAGgcaatttgttattttatgctattaatcATGTGAGCTTATTCGcatattcatatttttctacTTTAACGAATTTGTGTTGTTAATAAACGATGTATACTCTTAATTTGAAAGGATCAACATCGctctttttttagtaaaatttataaaattaatctttttataAACTATGATATTAATCCCCAAATTTGTACTCATGCATACTCcctctttaataaaatataaacaaaaaagtgcATATCAAATATGTATAATACATATatctttttacttatattttgttacgcatgaaataattttttatttaacaagtGTCTTTAAAAAAACCTCACTTTTTAcgatttcaaaattttaattacataaattttaattttgttttttttacatttaaattctTAACGAGTGTTTTAAGCACAATTGTTATTATTCATCTTTTATTATAAGATAGAAGTAACCAAATACATAGTCGAAATAATCCTCCAAAGTTAACGGTCACAAACCACCCAATTAGATGTTTAACAAATGAcccaataaaaaattgaaatgtaatATCTTTGAATCCTATCACAAGATGCAATTTTCCATGGTGGGACCACATGGACCATTTATAACTTTGTCATCTTCAATGTAGATAAGCACTCAAAACCATCTCATTTTCTAATTGCCTTAATTGTAGCTTGCTCTTTCAAATCATAACGAAATTCCTAGAAAGCCACCtcaatcttttaattaattcaataaaaccTCACACCTAACGCATTTAAAATtccaacttttatttatttattatatttttattccatTTATTATGTACTATACTCATCCTAGCTTCTAAATTCTAATCACTCTTCTAAATTCCTAATAAACCTTTTGAAGATGGATCTTGAAGAGTGGGAATCAATTTCTGATGATGGCTATTTTGATTTCAATGAagatggtgagaaaaaaaaattcttagcAAAAGGGTCAGAAAATATTTTAGACATGGAGGATTATTTGTATCCATCATCACCACCAAGAAAACACAACCAACTTGTCCCTTTACAAATTCCATTGGAAATAAAAATTGGTAACACTTCAAATGATGTTGTTTTGTTGAAAGACATG
It contains:
- the LOC101493903 gene encoding uncharacterized protein — its product is MTYPFFMNPNDNPGIALVSTPLNNTNFHTWSCAMLVSLCSKNKPGFVLDTISCPKDTYRLLMVWDQCNTIVMSWITNSLEPDIAQSIMWMDSAADIWHELNDRYHQGDELENFLPLPSCSCTNTCTCNLFPKIWEYRENDYGIRFLKGLNEQYSSVRSYIMLMEHLPTINKVFSMLIQQECKFFSHTEELKTVAAVSNSSRGFGRGSFLGSGRGFDGGGRGFKICTHYNKLVDVCFKKHGYPPNYPQSNSDDSKNCSATSLDIEDALVPNNSNSSSLDNATQVFTLDQLKASLALL